The genome window GCTGGCTAACAAAGGAAGGTCACGGATAATCAGGCCCTTGGCCCAGATTTTATCAGATTCCTCATCTTCATCGTTTGTGCCGGTATTTCCAATATGAGGATATGTCAGAGTGACGATTTGTTCAGCATAGGAAGGATCCGTGAGGATTTCCTGATACCCGGTCATCGAGGTATTAAACACCACCTCTCCAACAGAAATACCTTCAGCGCCAATGGCTGTACCGCGAAATACGGTGCCGTCTTCCAGTACGAGCAGGGCGGACTTAGTCAAAATAACCTCCAAACAGCAGAAAACGGGGGAAAAACATTGTTGTTCACCACCCGTTTTGACCCAGAATTTTTGTATCCAAGTTTGCTTAGGCAAACCTGACTATTCTAGGCGATTTGAGCTATTTGGTCTAACTCTTTTTTGATATTTTATAAAAATGACGCTTTGATCGCATTTTTATAACATATTGCTCAAAAAGTTAAGCTAAGTCGGCCAAACCCAGCACTTGTTGCATAGAATAAAGTCCTGGCTGTTTATTTTGCAACCAAAGCGCTGCACGCCACGCGCCTTGAGCAAAAGTACTGCGACTGGAAGCTTTATGGGTAATTTCCAAGCGCTCTCCGAGGTCAGCAAAGAGTGCGGTATGGTCACCAATAATGTCACCGCCTCTGACCGTCGCAAAACCAATGGTCTTTTGATCACGCTCGCCAGTCATGCCTTCACGGCCATAAACAGCCACATCAGAGAGATTACGATCCAAAGCTTTGGCGATTTGATGGCCTATAGCCATAGCAGTGCCAGAAGGTGAATCTTTTTTAAATCTGTGGTGCGCTTCAATAATTTCAATGTCAGCTGTCTGCCCCATTACCTTTGCTGCAGTTTCTACCAAATGCAGTAATAAGTTAACTCCTACACTCATATTCGGCGCCCAGACGATGGGAATATGTTTAGCGGCCTGTTGCACTGCTGCATACTGGCTATCTGTTAGGCCAGTCACACCAATCACCAATGCTTTTTTGGCCTGCACCGACAATTCCAGATGCTGTAGCATGGCTTCTGGCATGGTGAAATCAATCCAGATGTCGGCACAAGCTAAAGCAGCTACAGAGGTTTCAATAAAAGGCAGATTCAATTTGCCACAACCTGCCAGTTCACCAGCGTCCATACCTGTTAAAGCAGACCCTGCACGTACAGTAGCAGCGCTCATCGGCAATTGATGCTCTTTAGCCACACTGACTAAAGCTCTGCCCATACGGCCGTTGGCACCTAAAATACCTACTGTACTCATCTGTTGTTCCTGTGTTTGGCTGCGTTGATACGGGCGCTATTAAACGGCAGTCCGGATGGATATGCAACCCCAAACTGCCACCCTCTATTAAACTGCAGCAGTAAAAATGGCACGGCTGGCGCTGTAGTTGATATCGCCATGCTCACCCAGCTTATCC of Rheinheimera sp. MM224 contains these proteins:
- the dapB gene encoding 4-hydroxy-tetrahydrodipicolinate reductase → MSTVGILGANGRMGRALVSVAKEHQLPMSAATVRAGSALTGMDAGELAGCGKLNLPFIETSVAALACADIWIDFTMPEAMLQHLELSVQAKKALVIGVTGLTDSQYAAVQQAAKHIPIVWAPNMSVGVNLLLHLVETAAKVMGQTADIEIIEAHHRFKKDSPSGTAMAIGHQIAKALDRNLSDVAVYGREGMTGERDQKTIGFATVRGGDIIGDHTALFADLGERLEITHKASSRSTFAQGAWRAALWLQNKQPGLYSMQQVLGLADLA